From a region of the Plodia interpunctella isolate USDA-ARS_2022_Savannah chromosome 13, ilPloInte3.2, whole genome shotgun sequence genome:
- the RPA1 gene encoding replication protein A 70 kDa DNA-binding subunit, with translation MDHKLSEGSLEIIMTGGHYDKPIMQVLGSKKIQGSGANERFRLLVSDGKHSHSFAMLATQLNDKLITGELCDYSVVQIDRFVTSLLKNTGKGEKRVMIILDVTILAPGQKVGKKLGNPQTWSEETASAPAPSAMQHVPAPSPAKPVQIPRPAPSAGLDTSILSSQMTHPIASLSPYQNKWVIKARVMNKSAIRTWSNARGEGKLFSMDLCDESGEIRATAFKAECDKFYDMIQVDKVYYISQCTLKTANKQFTSLKNDYEMTFNSNTVVVECQEDAGSVPCVKYDFVPINEIAEKNPDSLLDVIGVCKFAAEVQELTAKSTGKLLKKREVTLVDNSGGAVVLTLWGTDAENFDGSTNPVVAAKGARVTEFNGSKSLSCLSSTMLRLSPDLAAAHRLRGWYDHGGADMEVVNISAKTGAYGGGSNEWLTFAETEARQLGSGDKGDYYNLLGVLTFTFSDNAVYKACPQEQCNKKVIDQDNGSYRCEKCNREYPNYKHRMLLAANVSDPTGDQRVTAFNETAEAMLGKTSAEIGQMFECDKNAYAQLFEEVKFKTFVFKFRTKMETYNDETRLKTVVMNAQPIDYKDANARLLKNIKTIAGVEI, from the exons ATGGATCACAAGCTATCCGAAGGTTCCCTCGAG ATTATAATGACTGGCGGCCATTATGATAAACCTATCATGCAAGTGCTGGGTAGTAAGAAAATACAAGGCAGCGGTGCGAATGAAAGATTCAGGCTGTTGGTGTCTGATGGAAAGCACTCTCACAGTTTTGCCATGCTTGCTACACAACTCAATGACAAACTGATTACAGGAGAACTTTGTGACTATTCTGTGGTGCAAATTGACCGCTTTGTTACATCTTTGTTGAAAAACACTGGTAAAGGAGAGAA ACGTGTTATGATAATACTAGATGTCACAATCCTTGCTCCTGGCCAAAAAGTGGGCAAAAAGTTAGGGAACCCACAAACCTGGTCAGAAGAAACTGCTTCAGCCCCAGCTCCGTCCGCTATGCAACATGTCCCGGCACCAAGTCCTGCCAAACCTGTGCAGATTCCTCGCCCTGCACCATCTGCAGGACTTGACACCAGTATCTTGTCTTCACAAATGACACATCCTATTGCTAGTTTAAGTCCATATCAAAATAA ATGGGTGATCAAGGCACGAGTAATGAACAAGTCTGCAATCAGAACATGGAGCAATGCAAGAGGTGAAGGGAAACTGTTCAGTATGGACCTCTGTGATGAGAGCGGGGAGATCAGGGCTACGGCTTTCAAGGCAGAGTGTGACAAGTTCTATGATATGATACAg GTGGACAAAGTCTACTACATCAGCCAGTGCACACTGAAGACAGCAAACAAACAGTTCACAAGCCTGAAGAATGACTACGAGATGACATTCAATAGCAACACTGTGGTCGTGGAGTGCCAGGAAGATGCCGGCTCTGTGCCATGCGTCAAATACGATTTCGTTCCTATCAATGAGATTGCTGAGAAGAATCCTGATTCTTTATTGG ATGTAATTGGAGTTTGCAAATTTGCTGCGGAAGTTCAAGAGCTAACAGCTAAGAGCACAGGAAAATTACTCAAGAAGAGAGAAGTGACGCTCGTGGACAATTCGGGAGGCGCG GTTGTACTAACACTCTGGGGAACTGATGCTGAAAATTTTGATGGAAGTACTAATCCAGTAGTGGCAGCAAAG GGCGCCCGTGTAACGGAGTTCAACGGCAGCAAGTCGCTGTCGTGCCTGTCGAGCACCATGCTGCGGCTGAGCCCCGACCTGGCGGCGGCGCACCGCCTGCGCGGCTGGTACGACCACGGCGGCGCCGACATGGAGGTCGTCAACATCTCTGCCAA aACCGGAGCATACGGTGGAGGCAGCAACGAATGGCTGACATTCGCAGAAACTGAAGCCAGACAACTGGGCTCCGGAGACAAGGGAGACTACTACAACTTGCTTGGGGTGCTGACGTTCACATTTTCGGACAACGCTGTGTACAAGGCGTGTCCGCAGGAGCAGTGCAACAAGAAGGTCATCGACCAGGACAACGGCTCGTACAGATGCGAGAAGTGTAATCGGGAGTACCCTAATTATAAACATAGGATGTTGTTGGCT gctAATGTATCGGACCCGACGGGCGACCAACGCGTGACAGCGTTCAATGAGACAGCCGAGGCGATGCTCGGGAAGACGTCGGCTGAAATCGGACAGATGTTCGAATGCGACAAGAATGCGTACGCGCAACTCTTCGAGGAGGTCAAATTTAAGACTTTCGTCTTCAAGTTCCGAACAAAAATGGAGACCTACAAC GACGAGACCCGCCTCAAGACAGTCGTTATGAACGCCCAGCCAATAGACTACAAAGACGCGAACGCGAGATTGCTCAAAAACATCAAAACTATAGCTGGGGTCGaaatctaa